GGGGCCTCTCCAGAGGTGTCGGGCTACATGGGCTCCGAGAAGCCGAAAAATCCGTCGAATAGGCACAAAACCGCAGGTCAGAGTGCCAGTTCACGACCGCGCCAGCCTACCAGCGGCAAGGCTTCCTCCCACGGATCCGGACCTTCCCCGCTGGGCGCTGTGGTCCTCGGCGCAGGGCATGCATGCTGGTCGCTCAGGCCTCCCGTCGAGGCTCCACCCGGACCCGTACGGCGGTGATCCGATCGGGGCCCACGATCCCCGCGATCCGCTCCAGCAGCTGGGCTTCCAGCCAGGAGATCTGGCTGGCCCAGGCAGGGTCGTCGACGCTCACCAGGAGCTCCGATCCCCGTACCGCCACGGCCCTGATCCTCTCGGACAGGCGGTCCCCGACCACCTCCGGCCACCGGTCCATGAGGGTCGCCACGGAGTCGATATCGGGCGATCCCATGCCAGCCAGGAGGCGTTCCAGGCTCTTCCTGATGGGGGTCGGCCCCCTCTCCTCACCCATGGGGTCGAAGGTCGGGGACAGGCCCCGTGTCGCCGGTCATGAGATCCGGCCGTCGACGAGCCGCAGCAGCGTGCCGGGCTCGACGCCGGAAGGGACGGATCCCGCCGTGGTGATCACCGACTGGGTCGCCGGCAGGAGGCCGACCAGGGCCCGCACCCGGTCGTCGTCCAGTTCGGAGAAGACGTCGTCGAGCAGCACGACCGGATCGGTACCCGTCCGGTCGACGACCACCCGGTGGCCGGCGAGGCGTAGGGCGAGTGCCACCGACCGCTGTTCGCCTTGGGAGGCGTGCGTGCGAGACGGCAGCCCGTCCACCTCGATCGCCACATCGTCGCGATGGGGTCCGACGGTGCTCACGCCACGTCTGACATCATCTGCGCGGGCATTCCTCAACGCTTCC
This genomic window from Acidimicrobiales bacterium contains:
- a CDS encoding DUF721 domain-containing protein; protein product: MGEERGPTPIRKSLERLLAGMGSPDIDSVATLMDRWPEVVGDRLSERIRAVAVRGSELLVSVDDPAWASQISWLEAQLLERIAGIVGPDRITAVRVRVEPRREA